A region of Streptomyces sp. WMMC500 DNA encodes the following proteins:
- a CDS encoding GNAT family N-acetyltransferase, giving the protein MTDPVIRALSASDAQLFDALPDPLHARESHRHTRFRTEWKRVALRDGEVVARGAWWGGPDDAEPINVNWFDVAEGEEEAGALLLRTAPWQVELEVNLPGDWRDDPALRAAADTRFAAARAAGYELLVERFIYRWTPADGLPERPGRLRFSPEPDDAVFFDALRRIHSATLDAHALRAIKEGGLDQAAQEELDFFHWCPSPREWWQTAHTPDGDLAGIHIPAHNPSGPTVGFIGVVPEHRGHGYAYDLLAECTHVLAGHGAEFISGATDRGNFPMAANFAKAGYPVVRERVHFQPGGRAE; this is encoded by the coding sequence ATGACCGATCCGGTCATCCGCGCGCTCTCCGCGAGCGACGCCCAGCTCTTCGACGCACTGCCCGACCCCCTCCACGCCCGCGAAAGCCACCGGCACACCCGTTTCCGTACGGAATGGAAGCGCGTCGCCCTGCGCGACGGCGAGGTCGTCGCCCGCGGCGCATGGTGGGGCGGCCCCGACGACGCGGAGCCGATCAACGTCAACTGGTTCGACGTGGCCGAGGGCGAGGAGGAGGCGGGGGCCCTGCTCCTGCGCACCGCGCCCTGGCAGGTCGAACTCGAGGTCAACCTGCCCGGCGACTGGCGCGACGACCCCGCGCTGCGCGCCGCCGCCGACACCCGCTTCGCCGCCGCGCGCGCCGCCGGGTACGAACTCCTCGTCGAACGCTTCATCTACCGCTGGACCCCGGCCGACGGCCTCCCCGAACGCCCCGGCCGCCTGCGGTTCTCCCCCGAACCCGACGACGCGGTGTTCTTCGACGCCCTGCGCCGCATCCACTCCGCCACCCTGGACGCCCACGCGCTCAGGGCCATCAAGGAGGGCGGCCTCGACCAGGCCGCGCAGGAGGAGCTCGACTTCTTCCACTGGTGCCCCTCCCCGCGGGAGTGGTGGCAGACCGCGCACACCCCGGACGGCGACCTGGCGGGCATCCACATCCCCGCCCACAACCCCTCCGGCCCGACGGTCGGCTTCATCGGAGTCGTCCCCGAACACCGCGGCCACGGCTACGCCTACGACCTTCTCGCCGAATGCACGCACGTCCTCGCCGGCCACGGCGCGGAGTTCATCAGCGGCGCGACGGACCGGGGCAACTTCCCGATGGCCGCGAACTTCGCCAAGGCCGGATACCCGGTCGTGAGGGAACGCGTCCACTTCCAGCCGGGGGGCAGGGCGGAGTAG